One genomic segment of Corvus moneduloides isolate bCorMon1 chromosome 23, bCorMon1.pri, whole genome shotgun sequence includes these proteins:
- the RSPO1 gene encoding R-spondin-1 isoform X2, whose amino-acid sequence MQLGLLVVVVFLSSMDLTGSSKVVKGKRQRRISTELSQGCARGCDLCSEFNGCLRCSPKLFILLERNDIRQIGICLPSCPLGYFGLRNTDMNKCIKCKIENCESCFSRNFCTKCKEGLYLHKGRCYVTCPEGYAAANGTMECSSPAQCEMSEWGPWGPCSKKRKLCGFKKGNEDRTRRILQAPSGDVSLCPATTEVRRCTVQKNQCPEGKRKKKEEQGKQDNGNRNRKDTKDTKSGTKKRKNKQRGAMVPTTPASPAL is encoded by the exons ATGCAGCTTGGACTGCTTGTGGTGGTGGTTTTTCTAAGCTCAATGGATCtaacaggcagcagcaaagtGGTGAAGGGCAAGAGGCAAAGACGAA TCAGCACTGAGCTGAGTCAGGGCTGTGCCAGAGGTTGTGACCTGTGCTCTGAGTTCAATGGGTGCCTGAGGTGTTCCCCCAAACTCTTCATCCTTCTGGAGCGGAACGATATCCGACAAATTGGGATTTGCCTGCCTTCTTGCCCACTGGGATACTTTGGCCTTCGCAATACGGACATGAACAAGTGCATCA aatgcAAAATTGAGAACTGTGAGTCCTGTTTCAGTCGAAACTTTTGCACAAAATGTAAGGAAGGTTTGTATTTGCACAAAGGGAGATGTTACGTCACATGCCCCGAAGGCTACGCTGCTGCCAACGGCACCATGGAGTGCAGCAGTCCTG CACAATGTGAAATGAGTGAGTGGGGGCCATGGGGGCCCTGCTCCAAGAAAAGGAAGCTCTGTGGCTTCAAGAAGGGCAATGAAGACCGAACACGGCGGATTCTGCAGGCTCCCTCTGGGGATGTGTCTCTGTGTCCTGCAACCACGGAGGTGCGGCGATGCACTGTGCAGAAGAACCAGTGCCCCGAAG ggaaaaggaagaaaaaggaagagcaagGAAAGCAAGATAATGGGAATAGAAATCGGAAAGACACCAAAGACACTAAGTCTGGCaccaagaagaggaagaacaaaCAGAGAGGGGCCATGGTGCCCACGACGCCCGCTAGCCCTGCCCTGTAG
- the RSPO1 gene encoding R-spondin-1 isoform X3 — protein MGLGPSSCTPDRDEVSTELSQGCARGCDLCSEFNGCLRCSPKLFILLERNDIRQIGICLPSCPLGYFGLRNTDMNKCIKCKIENCESCFSRNFCTKCKEGLYLHKGRCYVTCPEGYAAANGTMECSSPAQCEMSEWGPWGPCSKKRKLCGFKKGNEDRTRRILQAPSGDVSLCPATTEVRRCTVQKNQCPEGKRKKKEEQGKQDNGNRNRKDTKDTKSGTKKRKNKQRGAMVPTTPASPAL, from the exons ATGGGACTAGGGCCAAGCTCCTGCACTCCTGACAGGGATGAAG TCAGCACTGAGCTGAGTCAGGGCTGTGCCAGAGGTTGTGACCTGTGCTCTGAGTTCAATGGGTGCCTGAGGTGTTCCCCCAAACTCTTCATCCTTCTGGAGCGGAACGATATCCGACAAATTGGGATTTGCCTGCCTTCTTGCCCACTGGGATACTTTGGCCTTCGCAATACGGACATGAACAAGTGCATCA aatgcAAAATTGAGAACTGTGAGTCCTGTTTCAGTCGAAACTTTTGCACAAAATGTAAGGAAGGTTTGTATTTGCACAAAGGGAGATGTTACGTCACATGCCCCGAAGGCTACGCTGCTGCCAACGGCACCATGGAGTGCAGCAGTCCTG CACAATGTGAAATGAGTGAGTGGGGGCCATGGGGGCCCTGCTCCAAGAAAAGGAAGCTCTGTGGCTTCAAGAAGGGCAATGAAGACCGAACACGGCGGATTCTGCAGGCTCCCTCTGGGGATGTGTCTCTGTGTCCTGCAACCACGGAGGTGCGGCGATGCACTGTGCAGAAGAACCAGTGCCCCGAAG ggaaaaggaagaaaaaggaagagcaagGAAAGCAAGATAATGGGAATAGAAATCGGAAAGACACCAAAGACACTAAGTCTGGCaccaagaagaggaagaacaaaCAGAGAGGGGCCATGGTGCCCACGACGCCCGCTAGCCCTGCCCTGTAG
- the RSPO1 gene encoding R-spondin-1 isoform X1, whose product MSPGTPSQQCLSGEARGRQGDGCQSAPGGLPGAEPRRGAAAAALSGRLGGRCAGRREGRSQPRPSRAEPVPASVLGNCKQLTPAAKPLMGLGPSSCTPDRDEVSTELSQGCARGCDLCSEFNGCLRCSPKLFILLERNDIRQIGICLPSCPLGYFGLRNTDMNKCIKCKIENCESCFSRNFCTKCKEGLYLHKGRCYVTCPEGYAAANGTMECSSPAQCEMSEWGPWGPCSKKRKLCGFKKGNEDRTRRILQAPSGDVSLCPATTEVRRCTVQKNQCPEGKRKKKEEQGKQDNGNRNRKDTKDTKSGTKKRKNKQRGAMVPTTPASPAL is encoded by the exons ATGAGCCCCGGCACTCCTTCCCAGCAGTGCCTTTCTGGAGAGGCACGGGGCAGGCAGGGGGATGGGTGCCAGTCGGCGCCCGGAGGTCTGCCCGGCGCGGAGCCCCGGCGCGGGGCAGCCGCCGCGGCGCTGAGCGGCCGCCTGGGCGGGCGATGTGCGGGGCGCAGGGAGGGCAGAAGCCAGCCCCGGCcgagcagagctgagccag TTCCTGCCAGTGTACTTGGAAACTGCAAGCAGCTAACGCCCGCTGCCAAGCCCCTGATGGGACTAGGGCCAAGCTCCTGCACTCCTGACAGGGATGAAG TCAGCACTGAGCTGAGTCAGGGCTGTGCCAGAGGTTGTGACCTGTGCTCTGAGTTCAATGGGTGCCTGAGGTGTTCCCCCAAACTCTTCATCCTTCTGGAGCGGAACGATATCCGACAAATTGGGATTTGCCTGCCTTCTTGCCCACTGGGATACTTTGGCCTTCGCAATACGGACATGAACAAGTGCATCA aatgcAAAATTGAGAACTGTGAGTCCTGTTTCAGTCGAAACTTTTGCACAAAATGTAAGGAAGGTTTGTATTTGCACAAAGGGAGATGTTACGTCACATGCCCCGAAGGCTACGCTGCTGCCAACGGCACCATGGAGTGCAGCAGTCCTG CACAATGTGAAATGAGTGAGTGGGGGCCATGGGGGCCCTGCTCCAAGAAAAGGAAGCTCTGTGGCTTCAAGAAGGGCAATGAAGACCGAACACGGCGGATTCTGCAGGCTCCCTCTGGGGATGTGTCTCTGTGTCCTGCAACCACGGAGGTGCGGCGATGCACTGTGCAGAAGAACCAGTGCCCCGAAG ggaaaaggaagaaaaaggaagagcaagGAAAGCAAGATAATGGGAATAGAAATCGGAAAGACACCAAAGACACTAAGTCTGGCaccaagaagaggaagaacaaaCAGAGAGGGGCCATGGTGCCCACGACGCCCGCTAGCCCTGCCCTGTAG